Within the Kwoniella pini CBS 10737 chromosome 8, complete sequence genome, the region ATTATTCGTAAGTTAATagtaattgaattgattctCATAAGAGTATACCTGCTGATTTTGGATTTAATATCTATTATAGCCCCAAATGGCAAGGATAATATCGTGAGCTGGACGTAGTCCTATCATACATTTTGAATCACTTGAACTGAAATACGAAACTTCCAATAAGGAAATATCCAGATAACGCTCGAACACTATGTCCTCGTATAATATTAGGTTTATGGCATCCACTTTTCATTCAACCTGCATATAaatatttatcaaattgtaCTCGATATCATATTGGgttttcaattccaattataaaatcatatttttGGAAATATTGTCAaggattttcaatttgttttccTATTTTAATGTCTAATGAAGGACAAAATTTCTTAAAAGAATGTAGAGagaatggaaaagaagttaCAGTTTGGACtgtaaatgatgaaaatgaaatgagaACTGCTATTTCTTGGGGAATTAAAGCTGTCTTAACTGATAGAGTTGGTAAATTTGTTGAGCTGAAACAAGCCGTGAgcaatttgaatttccatcCATTCCATCTTACTACTTGAATGACTTCAACTGAAGATGTTTACAAGAGCTAATACCCCTTGACACTGCTTTCAGATCATCGAAAATCCTTCTGAGATGAATATTACTGGTTTATCAAAGTTGACTTTCCCTTGGTCATCTTGGAGATATTACTCCGTTGCACACGTAACTATTCGTTCATTAGGTGCAATGTATCTTAAAGCTCACGGACAGCTATATGATCCCTTCATCGATTCAAAtcttccatcatcatcatccactgaaaatgataatatacTTTCATTCTCTTCATCCTATTCTCCACCTCTCGctgcttcttctcctaCACTAATTCCGACTTCTCCTGAAACTGACGATTCTTCATCGAAATCTACAACTGGCAATTCAACTATACGTCgattatctttatcaatatcaccTGAATTCCTGATACGCGAAAATCCCGCATAATCCGATCAAACGCGAAAACCGACATTTATCAATCACTGGtgtttatcaattattcGCTATTATCATGAATTTGCGCATTCcgaatttgaaaatctaTCGCATATTCTCTAAATTAGACTTGGATGTTACGTACTCAGCTCGACGTAATGCGAACGGTATGCTATCAACCTGGAGAATTGGAACAACCTGATTTGACAGAATTTTCAATGGTAGAAAATGCTGATCAGatagaagaggaattaCCCTCTTCAGCTGAAGTAGCTTCAACGTCATTTAACGAAGGAAAGATTGATAATGGATTAAACgatttaaaattggaaaattcaGAAATGAGTGGTTTAATGGGAAAAGTTACTGCTTAAGTGATGATATCTTGTATCAATCATATTTGGCATATCAGCTTCGGGTTGAAACACGGAGGAAGCTTCTGTAATTAGTATATACAATACCTTTGCATTGAATTGGACATTATACTAGTATTTGCTTACATCTTTGGCCAAATATAATTCGGAATTCACCTCCGTAAGAGTTCACTTTATCTATGAATGAAATAGCCGAAGTTTATTGTATGAACGGTGAATTCGGTTAAAATGGCGTCGGGTGGTGTCAGATGATATAACCGAGTTTGATCAATCACCTgcttcaatatcatttagTAATATATTTATcccatcatcatttaattcctcttttcttcttttcttacttgttataattcaattactcATTTGGTTTGAATCAGATTCTTTGCCttaaaataaaataaatatcaagatgattCGTACTTTACAAAAAacaattccaattcattCTATTCGTTTAACACGTTCATactcttctccttcaattgcttcttcttcttcttcctctagtaatattaaaaaaggtttatcaCCTTTAGCAAATGAAGTAGCTAAAGAAATTTCTGAAAAATGGAAAGGTACTTCTGCAATTGGAGGTAATACTAAAAATTATATTGGTGgagaatttaaagaaagTAAAGCTGAGAAATGGTTAGATGTTAATGATCCTGTAAAGTtttaaatttctttttttttcattcaatttttacTTGGATTGTGATCTTTGACTTTTTATACAGAACACTAATATTGTTTCTTAACATTTACTCGTAGTCTACTCAAACTCTTCTTACTAGAGTTCCAGAAACAACTGCATCGGAATTTAATGATGCTATTGATGCTGCTTCTCAAGCTTTTAAAACTTGGGGAAAAACAAGTGTGATGAAAAGACAAAGAGTTATGTTTGAGTAAGTTTAATTTTATTCGGAAGTCATGTCGTATTTTAAAGGTTTCTTGATGGGGAGGcgtttcctctttcttATAATGAAGCAAGCGTTAGATCAGGGTTATCGTGTGGAACGGATGATTGATGGCAAGGATGAACGGCGATACAATCAATGATGGTTTGAAGGCTTTAGTGGAAAGAAGATACTTCTCATCGGAAAAGTGTGTTGATCATGGGACAAAAGTTGCTTGACCATGATTGAGTGGAGAGTGGATTTGATCGATGTACACGACTTACAGAGGGACATGCTCAAGAAGTCATTTGACCGAAATCTTTTGGACAAGATCGAGCGAGGAGATACTAATTCGATGATTGTTATATTTCTATAGACTTCAGCACCTTATCAGACAACACTCTCCTGATATCGCCAAATCAATCGTACttgaacaaggtaaaaCATTTGCCGATGCCCTTGGAGATGTTGGAAGAGGATTACAAGTGGTTGAATCAGCTACAGCAATTACGAATACCCTCTTAGgtgataaattagaagtTTCAGCGGATATGGATACTTTCTCAAGAAGATTACCATTAGGTGTTACTGCTGCTATCACTCCTTTCAACTTCCCAGCCATGATTGTTCTTTGGAGTGCTGCTTTAGCTACTGTGACTGGTACGTCGCAATTCACAAATTAGATGAATCGCGGACTTATCTGTTTCGGAAATGATGGTGCTAACGGCCATCGTGTATAGGTAACACACTCATCGTTAAACCATCTGAACGAGACCCAGGAGCGACTATGATCATCGCTGAATTATGTGAGAGAGCTGGTATACCCCCTGGAGTCATAAATGTGTACGTATCAGCTGTTGAGGGACCTTGGATCGAATAAAGCTAACTTCGGTCCTCGCAGCGTTCACGGTGGTGCACCAACAGTCAATCGGATTTGTGACGATCCTGCAATCAAAGCTATCTCCTTTGTTGGAGGAGACAAAGCTGGTGAACATATTTATAACAGGTCAGcttcatttcatttcttcagTTTCAGAAGCAAACAAGCTGATGACTCCGTCTTCTACAGAGCCACGCCTCTGGGCAAACGAGTTCAAGCTAATTTGGGAGCTAAGAACCATTGTGTGATCATGCCGGATGGTGAGTGGACAGCTCCAATCCATGACATGACTACTATCACAAACTCAGGCTGACAATCCGCTTCGTAGCCAACAAGAATCTGTCCCTCAACGCCGTGGCTGGAGCTGCCTTCGGTGCGGCTGGTCAGAGATGTATGGCTTTGTCTGTAGGTAAGTCAAGAGGAATGAGAAGGGATTCATGTTTTTCATCAAGCTCACGATATGCTCCTAGCCATCTTCGTTGGCGCTTCTAGACAATGGATCCCcgatttgattgaaagagCAAAGGCTCTTAAGGTGTCTGGAGGATTTGAAGAGAACACCGATCTGTCagtattttgaattgagaTAGACTAATTGGATCTGACGTCCAAGTCAATCTGCATAGCGGACCTGTGATCTCCCCTGAAGCCAAAGCCAGAGTTGAGCATTACATCGGTACcgtcgaagaagaaggaggaaggATCTTGCTTGATGGAAGGGGCTTGACTATTCCTGAATACCCCAACGGAAACTTTGTGGGACCCACTGTAGTCGAAGCGACCGTGGATATGAGTGCATATAAGTGAGTACTAATGTCGCAGGGATCTTTGGCATTGCTTGGGTTGTAtgcaagaagaagaaatgctTACGAACCCCCGTCTGCAGGAACGAGATTTTCGGTCCTGTTTTGACTATAGTCGAGGCTGAGACACTTGACGATGCtatcgaaatcatcaaccAGAATAAATAGTGAGTTCCTGGCTGAATAACTACGGAAACCAATAGCTGATGCCAAATTTTTTGTAGTGGAAACGGAGCTTCCATTTTCACCAACTCTGGATCTACAGCTAGGAAATTCGAATTGGAAGCTGAGCCCGGACAAATCGGTGTCAATGTAGCTGTGCCTGTGAGTACAACATATCTGTTGaccatcctcatcatccctTGTACAAGGATCAACATTGTGGGTAACTGAATATTCGGGTTCCTACAGGTACCCCTCCCCATGTTCAACTGGTCAGGAAACAAAGGATCATTCAAGGGTGATATACCGTTCTACGGTAAATCAGGTATCGATTTCTATACTTATCGAAAGACCACTACATCGCTTTGGCCCGCTGCGGACGCTGTTGGTAATAGGGTGAGCGAAGTTCTCTTTGATTACGATACATAAGTTTGCTCGGCGCTGATGGTGACTGGGACGTCATAGGCAAGTGTCCATATGCCTCAAATCCAATAGTTGGCTCGAATGGGAGGGTGAATTGCAATTGCGATGAATTTGGATCTTTGTTCTGTATTATACGAGATGAATTGTTCTGTTCAATCTATTTATGGGTTATTGGGAGGTTTAACTTGTCATGCATATATATCACgctaaattcatttttctGATTCAGTTTGAATCTCCGTATCAAGAAAGCCAAAGAATTGTCCATATTGAGAAGATTAAGGGgtatgaaaaaaaaattaccTTTCAAGTGAAATAATATAAAATCTGACCAGCAGAGACACCTGTTTACAATTCTATTTATGAATAGTAATATTATAAAgttaaataataattacctaaatcatttaaagtTCCATTACTATTTTCTAATCCCCATGGATCAGTAACATCTGGAAAAGCACCAAACCAAGaccatctttcaataaattttttaccttcaataGATTCAAACCAATTTATAGAAATTTTCATAAaatctttattttcttGTAAAGTACATTTTTGTCCTGAAGAAAAATCTAAACATGCAACTTCTGTTAACCAAATTGGTTTACCTTGACTTGGGAATGTctatttaataaaaaaaaaaaaaattagttaaactcatttttatttttattttttttggCAAAAGAGAATCAAATAGAAATttaaaactcactttgatATAAgttattaaatcatttgcATTTGTACCgtaaaaatgaattggtacaaaatcaaatttacattGACCATTACAAGCTTGTAACCATCcctgttttttttttattcaaaatcatattattaattttttatattgaattgattttcaaagatgaggaaaagaagaggaaaaaaaaaaaaattaaaaaacaTACGTTAAACCACCATGATCCACCTCTAGCTACAGCAGGACTACcaatttttatatttttattaacAAGTTTATTTGTCCATTTTTGATGTAAAAGTGAACCTTGAGTTACATTCATATTTGAACCACCAGCAGAACTAGGTTGATCGGCTAAAAATTCCCAATGTAAAAGAAGTATGAGTTAAGTACAGAGCCAAAgcgaaaaaaaaaaaagaaaaaaggatTTTATACAAAACCTCAAAACTCACGTTCATTAAATCCTAAAATATACGTTGAACCTGTTGGAACATTTCCATCCCAAtcatttattgatgattcaCCCCAAATCATAGGAACATATTCAATATCACCCATACTCATTGGCCAAAAACTCCAATTATAATACCATTTTAATCCTTTTGTATTAGCTAATTTTTGATAACTTTGCCAAGAAAGTCCTAATCCCGCTGAAGATGAGGTTGTTTGAGCCGAAGATGAGGTTGTTTGAGccgatgatgaagtagtTGTGGAAATCGTTTTTGAAGTTGTACTGCTTATTTTGCTTGTAGAAgcagaaattgatttggatattgaagaagtgaTTGCCtttgaagttgatgtgACCattgaagattttgatgatgttgacgAAGCCTTTGTAGTGGATGCAGAAGCTTTAGTCGATGTAGATGAAGCTTTGGAAGTTGTAGTAGAAACTTTGCTAGAAGACGTTGAGGTTTTTATAGCAGATGTTACAGAAGAGATAGGTTTACTGATGGacgaagaaggtgatttggGAATTGAAGAACTGCTTGAGATTtttgaggttgatgaaGCAGCTTTACTGCTCGAGGAAGATACGGATAATTTGATGcttgttgatgaagtagGTTTTATCGAAGATGTGCTTTTGCTGATTGAGCTGGAAGATGATCTAGAAGCACTGCTAGTAGATGATCCTGATTTGGCTAcggaggaggaagaagacgatTGAACAGCTGGAGCCGGTGCAGCTGAACTCAATGCCAGTAGCGGCAGGATAGTGATAAGAATTgagaatttcatttttgtCGAAATGAATATGTGTTATCGTCAAAAGATTGTGCAATTTAAATGAATGTTAATAGATCGACCTAGCGATCAACAAGTTCTTCAAAGAttactgaagaagaagaagaagaagaagaagagaaaagaacGGAAAGTGGATAAACATAGTTGATGCATCGAATTGTGATCTTTTTACATATTGATAAGCTGTATAACTTGTATGAGAAGGGCATCATTTGTTTATTTACACTTGtcacctttttttttaaccttcatgagattgatgaaacGCCTATTACGGAATGGCATTTTTCAGGAACACGGTGATCGACAGGGTTTTCTCAAGTGGAATAACCCGATCCGGATGAATCGCATTAACAAGGTTGACACTGTTACATCGATTCCCCTTTTCATGCGCAGCGTCGTGATCTTAACCCATGTATACAAATAGAATCCAAAGAAGAACGGCGTATCAGCCACGCTTCTCAAAAAAGCATCGGTGGCTTCTTCGCAAGTCGTGAAGAGATTATTGTGAAAATTAGGTTTGCGCACGATGCAACAATGATTTAGCATGCCTAATCAAACGCGTGGCCGCGTCGTGGTCAGGGGCCTGTCCGTCATGTCGAGACAGGTCAAAGGCTACAAGTCCTTCGAAGTACCATGTTATCAGTTCGAATTCATATGAAGTAGCGTGACCGACTGAACAGGATGGACAAATGGGCGCCAATCGCCCCGTCAAAGCCAGGTGGACCATCTAATCAGCACAACTTGTCCTCACGTTTTGCCTCTGTGTTAAAACCTTCAAAACCGTCTGCTCGCGGCTCCTTCGCATCCGGTCCATTGGTCGGTAGATGGCCAGAAAATGTCATTCTCGGAATAATAGATTTCTTACCGATA harbors:
- a CDS encoding methylmalonate-semialdehyde dehydrogenase (acylating) gives rise to the protein MIRTLQKTIPIHSIRLTRSYSSPSIASSSSSSSNIKKGLSPLANEVAKEISEKWKGTSAIGGNTKNYIGGEFKESKAEKWLDVNDPSTQTLLTRVPETTASEFNDAIDAASQAFKTWGKTSVMKRQRVMFELQHLIRQHSPDIAKSIVLEQGKTFADALGDVGRGLQVVESATAITNTLLGDKLEVSADMDTFSRRLPLGVTAAITPFNFPAMIVLWSAALATVTGNTLIVKPSERDPGATMIIAELCERAGIPPGVINVVHGGAPTVNRICDDPAIKAISFVGGDKAGEHIYNRATPLGKRVQANLGAKNHCVIMPDANKNLSLNAVAGAAFGAAGQRCMALSVAIFVGASRQWIPDLIERAKALKVSGGFEENTDLGPVISPEAKARVEHYIGTVEEEGGRILLDGRGLTIPEYPNGNFVGPTVVEATVDMSAYKNEIFGPVLTIVEAETLDDAIEIINQNKYGNGASIFTNSGSTARKFELEAEPGQIGVNVAVPVPLPMFNWSGNKGSFKGDIPFYGKSGIDFYTYRKTTTSLWPAADAVGNRASVHMPQIQ